A genome region from Chryseobacterium sp. G0186 includes the following:
- a CDS encoding DUF434 domain-containing protein: MNNRNRGKNTGDDNLFGSEKQISKLKMAVQDMQYLLTRGYAEKASSELIGNRFRMKTRQIQALRSASASDRQIHDRKLKQLEISDLKGTSIYLDGFNVLILLESLLSGAYIFEGADGCFRDLSGVHGTYKRVNQTLRAVELVSIFFHKSHAQKLIWVFDQPVSNSGRIKEIVLDFARENNLNWDAELQYSPDKFLAESSEIAISSDAWILDHCKEWFNLIAYLAEEEKLPVNLIKMK, from the coding sequence ATGAATAATAGAAACCGCGGAAAAAATACGGGTGACGACAACCTTTTCGGCTCAGAAAAGCAGATCAGCAAACTGAAGATGGCTGTTCAGGATATGCAGTATTTACTGACAAGAGGCTACGCGGAAAAAGCAAGTTCTGAGCTTATTGGAAATAGATTCAGAATGAAAACCCGTCAGATACAGGCTTTACGTAGCGCATCGGCTTCCGATAGGCAAATTCATGACAGAAAATTAAAACAATTAGAGATCTCAGATTTGAAGGGAACAAGCATTTATCTTGATGGATTTAATGTGTTGATTTTACTGGAAAGTTTATTGTCCGGAGCCTATATTTTTGAGGGAGCTGACGGATGTTTCCGGGATCTTTCAGGAGTTCATGGGACTTATAAGAGAGTGAATCAAACCCTGAGAGCTGTAGAGCTTGTTTCTATATTTTTTCATAAAAGCCACGCTCAGAAATTGATTTGGGTTTTTGATCAGCCGGTTTCCAACAGTGGACGAATTAAAGAAATTGTCCTTGATTTTGCCAGAGAAAATAACCTCAATTGGGACGCTGAATTGCAATATAGCCCCGATAAATTTCTGGCCGAAAGTTCAGAAATAGCCATTTCTTCCGATGCCTGGATTCTGGATCATTGTAAAGAATGGTTCAATCTGATAGCCTATTTAGCTGAAGAAGAAAAACTGCCTGTAAACCTAATTAAAATGAAATAA
- a CDS encoding DUF4822 domain-containing protein, which translates to MNTLKKLCYLSAAVILSASFVSCSNDDDTEIAIEQQTPSQVLSSTPWETTGAKDKNGSSVALTDASVSGYVGFAYFKADGNFAIYSLTDVLRSRGTWSVDAQGKTRTIAALNPDGTTIFKRDVEILVLNKNEFTYRIRPNAADPSVYYDIIHTKTSHAEPANGQLTLASTPWETTGAKDKNGNTVALNDSSVAGYVGYSYFKANGTFKIFGLNDVVRSQGTWSISPDGKKRTLVGLDSNGNVTFTRVVDILALNETTFTYRIIPDATNPAVFYDIIHTKVSHNEPQ; encoded by the coding sequence ATGAATACACTGAAAAAATTATGTTATCTGTCTGCAGCAGTTATTTTATCTGCTTCTTTTGTATCATGTTCTAATGATGATGATACGGAAATTGCTATAGAACAGCAGACTCCCTCGCAAGTTCTGTCTTCTACTCCATGGGAAACTACGGGAGCTAAGGATAAAAACGGTAGTAGTGTAGCATTAACTGACGCCAGCGTATCTGGTTATGTAGGTTTTGCTTACTTCAAAGCAGATGGAAATTTTGCCATTTACAGTCTGACTGATGTATTGAGATCCAGAGGGACATGGTCTGTAGATGCTCAGGGAAAAACAAGAACCATTGCAGCTTTGAATCCGGATGGAACTACAATCTTCAAGCGTGATGTGGAAATATTGGTTTTAAATAAAAATGAATTCACATACAGAATTCGTCCTAATGCCGCTGACCCATCTGTTTATTACGACATCATCCATACGAAGACTTCTCATGCTGAGCCTGCTAACGGACAGCTTACTTTAGCCTCTACTCCTTGGGAAACTACAGGTGCTAAGGATAAAAATGGAAATACAGTAGCCTTAAACGATTCCAGTGTGGCTGGTTATGTAGGATATTCTTACTTTAAAGCAAACGGGACCTTCAAAATCTTTGGGTTAAATGATGTAGTAAGATCTCAGGGAACATGGTCTATTTCCCCTGATGGAAAGAAGAGAACCCTTGTTGGCCTGGATAGTAATGGTAATGTTACTTTCACCCGTGTTGTGGATATTCTTGCTCTGAATGAAACTACATTTACCTACAGAATTATTCCTGACGCAACTAATCCAGCAGTATTTTACGACATCATTCATACTAAGGTGAGTCATAATGAGCCTCAGTAG
- a CDS encoding MBL fold metallo-hydrolase has translation MNLVKQLGQFPDEKRKEYFSTLSNYTNGKFQNILITPPLLEGESMTKALVQSLCKVEHTSPQKALPFVITDLKNLAPEENVLIWFGHSSYFIQIDGKRFLIDPVFSGNASPMPGSINAFQGSDYYKPEHMPDIDFLLISHDHWDHLDYKTVQALKNKVSTVICGLGTGQHFEYWGWDSEKIIERNWWESIDIADGFRITLTPARHFSGRLLNRNISLWTSFVLKTPTKNLFLGGDSGYGNHFSEIGKKYGPFDLAVMECGQYNEKWPYIHTLPEQLLGEIQELKAANFIPVHHSKFKLAQHAWFEPLELAAKNAEEKQQPITLPMIGEKVSLDQLGKVTWRKWWEDCW, from the coding sequence ATGAATTTAGTAAAGCAACTCGGGCAGTTTCCCGATGAAAAAAGAAAAGAATACTTCAGTACACTTTCCAATTATACCAATGGAAAGTTTCAGAATATACTCATTACGCCCCCTTTATTAGAGGGTGAAAGTATGACCAAGGCCCTTGTGCAAAGTCTTTGTAAAGTAGAGCATACCTCACCGCAAAAGGCACTTCCATTTGTCATTACAGACCTGAAAAATCTTGCTCCGGAAGAAAATGTTCTGATATGGTTTGGGCATAGCTCCTATTTCATACAGATTGATGGTAAAAGATTTCTGATAGACCCTGTCTTCAGTGGAAATGCATCACCAATGCCGGGTTCCATAAATGCATTTCAGGGATCAGACTATTATAAACCTGAACATATGCCTGATATTGATTTTCTGCTGATTTCCCATGATCATTGGGATCATTTGGATTATAAAACCGTTCAGGCTTTAAAGAATAAGGTCAGTACAGTGATTTGTGGTCTCGGAACCGGTCAGCACTTTGAATATTGGGGCTGGGACTCTGAAAAAATCATTGAAAGAAACTGGTGGGAAAGCATTGATATTGCAGACGGCTTCAGAATTACCCTTACTCCGGCAAGGCATTTCTCAGGAAGATTGCTGAACAGAAATATCTCACTTTGGACCTCCTTTGTATTGAAAACACCTACCAAAAATTTATTTCTGGGTGGAGACAGCGGCTATGGAAATCATTTTTCCGAAATAGGAAAGAAATACGGCCCATTTGACTTAGCCGTAATGGAATGCGGGCAATACAACGAAAAGTGGCCCTACATCCATACACTGCCTGAGCAACTCCTGGGAGAAATACAGGAATTAAAAGCAGCTAACTTTATTCCGGTACATCACTCGAAATTCAAACTGGCTCAGCATGCTTGGTTTGAACCGTTAGAACTGGCTGCTAAAAACGCTGAAGAAAAACAACAGCCTATTACATTGCCCATGATAGGTGAAAAAGTAAGTTTGGATCAATTAGGAAAAGTAACCTGGAGAAAATGGTGGGAAGATTGTTGGTAA
- a CDS encoding TatD family hydrolase yields MNTYIDIGINLTNRQFYNEHEEIINRALDNGVAHMILTGTSVRGSKESAKIAEEYPDILFSTAGIHPHDAKSFTHESSNELRKLLRLDHVISVGECGLDFDRDFSPRPIQEKCYQAQLELAIEVNKPLFLHERSAFKRFNEITDEYLPQFPKAVVHCFTGTLDEAKTYLDKGFYLGFTGAISDEKRFKHLEDVIKYTPLDRMMIETDAPFMLPKNMPRMQNRRNEPSFLPYVAQTIAHLKKISISEVAEETTDVARNFFRL; encoded by the coding sequence ATGAATACATACATTGATATTGGCATAAATCTGACCAATAGACAGTTCTATAATGAACATGAAGAAATTATCAACCGTGCTCTTGATAATGGTGTAGCCCATATGATCCTCACAGGAACAAGCGTTCGCGGAAGTAAGGAATCTGCCAAAATTGCAGAAGAATATCCGGATATTTTATTTTCAACAGCAGGAATTCATCCTCATGATGCCAAGTCCTTTACTCATGAAAGTAGTAACGAGTTAAGAAAATTACTGAGATTGGATCATGTCATTTCAGTTGGAGAATGCGGACTGGATTTTGACCGTGATTTTTCACCAAGACCCATACAGGAAAAATGCTACCAAGCTCAGTTAGAATTGGCGATTGAAGTCAATAAACCTCTTTTTCTTCATGAAAGATCAGCCTTTAAACGATTTAATGAGATTACAGATGAATATCTTCCCCAATTTCCGAAAGCTGTAGTACACTGCTTTACAGGAACGCTGGATGAAGCAAAAACGTATCTGGACAAAGGTTTTTACCTTGGATTTACCGGAGCCATCAGCGATGAAAAAAGATTTAAACATCTGGAAGACGTTATTAAATATACCCCTCTTGATAGAATGATGATTGAAACAGACGCACCTTTTATGCTCCCTAAGAATATGCCGAGAATGCAGAACAGACGGAATGAACCTTCATTTTTACCCTATGTGGCGCAAACCATTGCCCATCTGAAGAAGATAAGTATATCCGAAGTTGCAGAGGAAACCACAGATGTCGCCAGAAATTTTTTCAGACTATAA
- the deoD gene encoding purine-nucleoside phosphorylase: MSIHISAKKGEIAKVVLQPGDPLRAQYIAENYLENAKLVSKTRGIFYYTGLYKGKEITVGASGMGFPSIGIYSFELFTEYEVDTIIRIGTCGAYNTDLKLFDILNIENAASESTYAKYAWGIEEEILSHQGNVFNTINETSKELSLNAKAINIHSSDIFYRKDPNTPEIATKYNCPAVEMEAFGLFANAQHLGKNAATILTVTDIIPTHEKISADERETALKPMMELALESALKSL; encoded by the coding sequence ATGAGTATTCACATCAGTGCAAAAAAAGGAGAAATTGCCAAAGTAGTATTGCAGCCGGGGGATCCGCTTCGTGCACAGTATATTGCTGAAAATTATTTAGAAAATGCAAAACTGGTAAGCAAAACCAGAGGAATCTTTTATTATACAGGACTTTACAAAGGTAAGGAAATCACTGTAGGAGCTAGCGGAATGGGATTCCCAAGTATCGGGATCTATTCTTTTGAGTTATTTACAGAATATGAAGTAGATACGATCATCAGAATCGGAACTTGTGGAGCCTACAATACTGATCTAAAGCTTTTTGATATCTTAAATATTGAAAATGCAGCCAGCGAAAGTACATATGCAAAGTATGCATGGGGAATTGAGGAGGAGATCCTTTCTCACCAGGGAAATGTTTTCAATACAATTAACGAAACTTCTAAGGAATTATCATTAAACGCTAAGGCGATCAATATCCACAGTAGTGATATCTTCTACAGAAAAGATCCTAATACACCTGAGATTGCAACAAAATATAACTGCCCGGCAGTAGAAATGGAAGCTTTTGGATTATTTGCCAATGCTCAACATTTAGGTAAAAATGCAGCTACCATTCTTACGGTAACTGACATTATCCCAACTCATGAGAAAATCTCTGCTGACGAAAGAGAAACAGCCTTGAAACCAATGATGGAACTGGCTTTAGAATCAGCACTTAAGAGTTTATAA
- a CDS encoding VOC family protein, which translates to MKIEHIAIWVKDLEKSRAFYQKYFGAVSNEKYHNPVKNFESYFLSFDNGCRIEIMTRPDIIESENSYESQQFGIIHLAFSAGNKEKVDELTETLRKEGYTIAGEPRTTGDGYYESVILDPENNIVEIVA; encoded by the coding sequence ATGAAAATAGAGCATATTGCTATTTGGGTAAAAGATCTTGAAAAATCCAGAGCATTTTATCAGAAATATTTTGGGGCAGTTTCCAATGAAAAATACCATAATCCTGTAAAAAATTTTGAATCCTATTTTTTAAGCTTTGATAATGGCTGCAGAATAGAAATCATGACCAGACCGGATATCATTGAAAGCGAAAATTCCTATGAGTCTCAACAGTTTGGAATCATTCATCTGGCCTTTTCAGCAGGAAATAAAGAAAAAGTGGACGAACTTACGGAGACTTTAAGAAAAGAAGGCTATACCATTGCAGGAGAGCCTCGTACCACAGGAGACGGCTACTATGAAAGCGTTATTTTAGATCCTGAAAATAATATTGTTGAGATTGTAGCTTAA
- a CDS encoding Na+/H+ antiporter has translation MVENFIYYLGLVLVIIGSIMLANRLKVAYPIILVIAGLLISFIPGLPAVKIDPELIFIIFLPPLLYEAAFAVSWKEMWKLRRIITSFAFIVVFLTAISVAFIANSFIPGFSLALGFVLGGIVSPPDAVSAGAILKFVKVPKNVSTVLEGESLFNDASSLIIFRFAMVAVATGQFIWQDAALSFGWMVFGGLGIGIVLAFIFLKIEKIFPTDVNMDAILSLVAPYVMYIAAEEVHASGVLAVVSGGLFLSIRRHEIFRTSESRLRGSNVWESFVFLINGIVFLLIGLDLPEILVGLNKEGISLSDAIGYGLLVTGVLIVVRFLASFGAVFVTLIMRNFIDVADRDPGMKAPILMSWTGMRGVVSLAAALSIPIMMENGQPFPHRDLILFITFVVILVTLILQGLTLPTLIQKLNLSDNKEGYLSEEASEKFLRKGMRRIAINYLNENYRERRKENEYFNKIMDRWEQEDKDDSIHKMSEEAKGIYFEALEQQRIWLREENRRNLNIDEEYIRHYLTRLDLEEERLRM, from the coding sequence ATGGTAGAAAATTTTATTTATTACTTAGGACTCGTTCTGGTCATTATAGGTTCCATTATGCTGGCCAACCGGTTAAAAGTGGCCTATCCCATTATATTGGTAATTGCCGGCCTGCTGATCAGCTTTATTCCTGGTTTACCGGCTGTAAAAATAGATCCTGAACTTATCTTTATCATTTTTCTGCCTCCGCTTTTGTATGAAGCAGCCTTTGCTGTCTCATGGAAAGAAATGTGGAAGCTCAGGCGGATCATTACCAGTTTTGCTTTTATTGTCGTTTTCCTTACCGCAATATCTGTGGCTTTTATCGCCAATTCATTTATTCCCGGATTTTCATTGGCATTGGGGTTTGTGTTGGGCGGAATCGTTTCCCCACCGGATGCTGTAAGTGCCGGTGCCATTTTAAAATTTGTAAAAGTTCCGAAAAATGTATCTACTGTTCTGGAGGGAGAGAGCCTGTTCAACGATGCTTCTTCACTCATCATCTTTAGATTTGCCATGGTGGCCGTAGCTACCGGACAATTTATATGGCAGGATGCTGCCCTAAGTTTTGGATGGATGGTTTTTGGAGGGTTGGGAATAGGAATTGTATTGGCTTTTATATTTCTGAAAATTGAAAAAATATTTCCTACCGATGTCAATATGGATGCTATTCTTAGTCTGGTGGCTCCGTATGTAATGTACATTGCTGCAGAAGAAGTACATGCCTCCGGAGTATTGGCCGTAGTAAGTGGCGGTTTGTTTCTTTCCATAAGAAGACATGAAATTTTCAGAACCTCAGAATCCCGATTAAGAGGCTCTAATGTATGGGAAAGTTTTGTATTCCTGATCAATGGTATTGTTTTCTTACTCATTGGATTAGATTTACCGGAAATATTGGTAGGTTTGAATAAAGAGGGAATAAGCCTATCCGATGCCATAGGTTATGGATTATTGGTAACAGGAGTATTGATTGTTGTTCGCTTTCTGGCCTCATTTGGAGCCGTTTTCGTTACATTAATCATGCGGAATTTTATAGATGTAGCAGATAGAGACCCCGGAATGAAAGCTCCCATACTGATGAGCTGGACCGGAATGCGCGGGGTGGTTTCCCTTGCTGCTGCTCTTTCCATTCCTATAATGATGGAAAACGGACAGCCTTTTCCACACCGAGATCTTATTTTATTTATAACTTTCGTCGTTATTTTGGTTACCCTGATTCTTCAGGGGTTAACATTACCTACCTTAATTCAAAAACTCAACCTGTCTGATAATAAAGAAGGGTATCTGTCTGAGGAAGCCTCCGAAAAATTTCTGAGAAAAGGAATGCGTCGTATTGCCATCAACTACCTTAATGAAAATTATAGAGAGAGGAGAAAGGAAAACGAATATTTTAACAAGATAATGGACCGTTGGGAGCAGGAAGACAAAGATGATTCCATTCACAAAATGTCTGAAGAGGCGAAAGGAATCTACTTTGAAGCATTAGAACAGCAACGCATCTGGCTTCGCGAGGAAAACAGACGCAATCTCAATATAGATGAAGAATATATAAGACATTATTTAACAAGGCTGGATCTGGAAGAAGAAAGGCTTAGAATGTAA
- a CDS encoding alkaline phosphatase D family protein, with translation MMENNNQFNRRKFLKNSLLAAGGIFIAPLIESCSDDFTESGTAPNDLKNAGFESGVASFDPTSTGVIIWTRYSVGTDAEITWEISKNSNFSEVVRRGQANATAINDFTVAVDVQNIPSNTRYYYRFYNTKTREASAIGETLTLPSKTDTVNEVKMAVVSCSNFPAGLFNVYGAIAKSEADVVVHLGDYIYEYAPGQYGTNPYTNQLGRAHQPAKEILNLSDYRERYRQYRGDKNLQLLHQKKPFICVWDDHEFANDTYKSGAENHQPNEGDFQVRKMAAFQAYSEYIPLKTGKDLKIYRSFNFGNIVSLYMMDTRVIARDKQMEYSDYLDSAGNFNQVQFKTDFLSTTRKLIGNEQMTWLGSQINADTAKWKVLGQQILMTKMMVPAELLMLLNQILAEIKQHGSAQPATMQALQATITQLIVLKTRYKQQDPTLTPQEIARITTTLPYNLDAWDGYFIEREQLYSILAGKNVVVLAGDTHNAWLGKLTNAQGNFIGTELACSSVSSPGLEGYLGITSDPTKAIELAQAFSFLIDDLDYANLYKRGYLHVKFTSGSSVAEWRFVDNVISETYNVTTEKTYTIS, from the coding sequence ATGATGGAAAACAACAATCAGTTCAACAGAAGAAAATTTCTTAAAAACTCACTATTGGCGGCAGGAGGAATCTTTATTGCCCCATTAATTGAAAGCTGCAGTGATGATTTTACAGAGAGTGGGACCGCTCCGAATGACCTTAAAAATGCAGGATTTGAATCCGGTGTAGCAAGTTTTGATCCTACCTCAACGGGAGTAATCATCTGGACAAGATATTCTGTAGGGACTGATGCTGAAATCACCTGGGAAATAAGTAAAAACAGTAACTTTTCTGAAGTGGTAAGAAGAGGACAAGCCAATGCAACGGCAATCAATGATTTTACTGTAGCAGTGGATGTTCAGAATATTCCATCCAATACGAGATATTATTATAGATTTTATAATACGAAAACCAGGGAAGCAAGTGCAATAGGAGAAACCCTTACACTGCCTTCCAAGACAGATACGGTAAATGAAGTGAAAATGGCTGTCGTATCATGCTCCAACTTTCCTGCAGGTCTTTTTAATGTTTACGGAGCGATCGCCAAATCTGAAGCAGACGTGGTAGTACATCTTGGGGATTATATTTATGAATATGCTCCGGGGCAGTACGGGACAAATCCTTACACCAATCAACTGGGAAGAGCACATCAGCCGGCTAAGGAAATCCTTAATCTGAGTGACTACAGAGAAAGATACAGACAGTACAGAGGAGATAAAAATCTTCAGCTTCTTCACCAGAAAAAACCTTTCATCTGTGTATGGGATGACCATGAGTTTGCAAATGATACCTATAAATCAGGGGCGGAAAATCATCAGCCTAATGAGGGAGACTTCCAGGTAAGAAAAATGGCTGCATTTCAGGCGTACAGTGAATACATTCCTTTGAAAACAGGAAAAGACCTAAAGATTTACAGAAGTTTCAACTTTGGAAATATAGTATCCCTTTACATGATGGATACGAGAGTAATTGCAAGAGATAAGCAGATGGAGTATTCTGATTATCTGGATAGTGCCGGAAATTTTAATCAGGTACAATTTAAGACAGACTTTTTAAGTACTACCAGAAAGCTGATCGGAAATGAGCAGATGACATGGCTGGGATCTCAGATCAATGCTGATACGGCAAAATGGAAAGTTTTGGGACAGCAAATTCTAATGACGAAAATGATGGTTCCTGCCGAACTGTTGATGCTACTGAACCAAATCCTTGCAGAAATAAAGCAACACGGAAGTGCCCAACCGGCAACCATGCAGGCTCTTCAGGCGACCATTACCCAATTAATTGTTCTTAAAACAAGATACAAACAACAGGATCCTACACTTACTCCACAGGAAATAGCAAGAATTACAACCACCTTGCCTTATAATTTGGATGCATGGGACGGATATTTCATAGAAAGAGAACAGCTGTATTCCATTCTTGCTGGGAAAAACGTGGTGGTGCTGGCAGGAGATACCCATAATGCCTGGCTGGGTAAGCTTACCAATGCTCAGGGTAATTTTATTGGAACTGAGTTGGCATGCAGCTCTGTGTCCTCACCGGGACTTGAGGGATACTTGGGAATCACATCAGATCCTACCAAGGCGATAGAACTGGCGCAGGCATTTTCATTCTTGATTGATGATTTAGATTATGCCAACCTGTATAAAAGGGGATATCTGCATGTGAAATTTACTTCCGGCAGCTCCGTAGCAGAATGGCGATTTGTAGATAACGTAATCTCAGAAACCTATAATGTAACCACCGAAAAAACATATACAATCTCATAG